One Epidermidibacterium keratini DNA segment encodes these proteins:
- a CDS encoding DUF937 domain-containing protein translates to MSEINELLSQIPMNEVAAELGVDEQTARQAVEAAAPALVQGMGANAQDPAGARSLASALDGHASAPGISSLADVDQQDGAKIVRNVFGSNEEAVVNRLSGAQPAIGGDLIAKVLPILAPLVLKWLASKWTQRGGSASGSGGSSGSGGSGGTGQAPRNFPTRDDAPAQPQPEPKQAPEQQSGGLGGGLGDLLGQVLGGSKSGGGLGGGLGDLLGGLLGGGKR, encoded by the coding sequence GTGAGCGAGATTAATGAGCTGCTTTCCCAGATCCCGATGAACGAGGTCGCCGCCGAGCTCGGCGTCGACGAGCAGACCGCGCGGCAGGCGGTGGAGGCAGCGGCACCTGCGCTGGTGCAGGGCATGGGTGCCAATGCGCAGGACCCGGCCGGTGCGCGGTCGCTTGCCTCGGCGTTGGATGGTCACGCCTCGGCGCCGGGCATTAGCTCGCTGGCCGATGTCGACCAGCAGGACGGCGCGAAGATCGTGCGCAACGTCTTTGGCTCCAACGAGGAGGCTGTCGTCAACCGGCTCTCCGGTGCGCAGCCGGCAATCGGTGGCGACCTGATCGCCAAGGTGCTGCCGATCCTCGCGCCGCTCGTGCTGAAGTGGCTGGCCAGCAAGTGGACTCAACGCGGCGGGTCGGCGTCGGGCTCGGGCGGTTCGAGCGGTTCGGGTGGTTCGGGTGGCACGGGCCAGGCGCCGCGTAACTTCCCTACCCGTGACGACGCACCGGCGCAGCCGCAGCCCGAGCCGAAGCAAGCCCCGGAGCAGCAGTCCGGCGGCCTCGGCGGCGGGCTTGGTGATCTGCTCGGTCAGGTGCTTGGCGGCAGCAAGTCCGGCGGCGGGCTCGGCGGTGGCCTGGGCGATCTGCTGGGTGGGCTGCTCGGCGGCGGAAAGCGCTAG
- a CDS encoding serine protein kinase RIO has protein sequence MFNKVWSESEGAWVALPDDQRHASYPDLEKGQRGPTPIPSWLPVGDGMIDTEFGMLKTGKEADVHLIERSEGTRSCLLAAKRYRTTEHRDFRRSAVYTAGRVERRSRDQRAIEKKTGYGRSVAAGQWAGAEWGMLRELWNAGAPVPYPVQIDGTEILMEYVADPDDPLAAAPRLHAVRADRRTAELLWEQVREAMHLLARMGYAHGDLSPYNMLVAGERLVVIDLPQVVDIVANPFGADLLQRDCVNVCTWFAARGVDADPDGLFGELLASAY, from the coding sequence ATGTTCAACAAAGTCTGGTCCGAGTCCGAGGGCGCGTGGGTCGCTCTTCCTGACGATCAGCGACACGCGTCCTACCCCGATCTGGAGAAGGGCCAGCGCGGCCCGACCCCGATTCCGAGCTGGCTGCCGGTCGGCGACGGCATGATCGACACCGAGTTCGGGATGCTGAAGACCGGCAAAGAAGCCGACGTACATCTCATCGAGCGATCCGAGGGCACCCGGTCCTGTCTGCTCGCTGCCAAGCGCTACCGCACGACCGAGCATCGCGACTTCCGTCGCTCGGCGGTCTACACCGCGGGCCGCGTCGAACGCCGCAGCCGCGACCAGCGCGCCATCGAGAAGAAGACCGGCTATGGCCGATCGGTCGCAGCCGGGCAGTGGGCCGGCGCCGAGTGGGGCATGCTGCGCGAGCTGTGGAACGCTGGCGCACCGGTCCCCTATCCCGTGCAGATCGACGGCACCGAGATTCTGATGGAGTACGTCGCCGACCCGGACGATCCACTCGCGGCCGCGCCTCGGTTGCACGCGGTGCGAGCCGATCGGCGTACCGCCGAGTTGCTGTGGGAGCAGGTGCGCGAGGCCATGCACCTGTTGGCGCGGATGGGCTATGCGCACGGGGATCTCTCGCCGTACAACATGCTCGTCGCCGGTGAGCGGCTTGTCGTGATCGACCTCCCCCAGGTGGTCGATATCGTGGCCAACCCGTTTGGCGCCGACCTGCTGCAGCGCGACTGCGTCAACGTCTGCACCTGGTTTGCCGCGCGCGGTGTCGATGCCGACCCCGACGGGTTGTTTGGTGAGCTTCTGGCCTCGGCGTACTGA
- a CDS encoding pyridoxal-phosphate-dependent aminotransferase family protein: protein MTTAMNPSIIHERKLFGPGPTNPYAEATAALGLPLLGHLDPEFIRILDETCEDLRTVWSTSNARTLPLSATGSAGMEAAFVNSVGPGDVAVIAVNGLFGQRMVDVAGRCGAEVVQVDFEWGTPVDADALAAAHPSPKVIAAVHAETSTGVRSDIAAIGAIKGDALLLTDAVTSIAGIELRADDWGIDIGYAGTQKCIGVAPGLAPFTINDRAFERRIENPQSWYLDLGMLGGYVGEAKGKRTYHHTAPVAMVCSLHAGLKRILAEGLDNVWARHEAAGKALHDGLQEQGFELFAQEGSRLPELTTVKVPDGVDSAKVRGYLLENFEIEIGAGVGKYADTVWRIGLMGPNANPASVTLLLGAIDEAIKATR from the coding sequence ATGACGACAGCGATGAATCCCTCGATCATTCATGAGCGCAAGCTGTTTGGGCCCGGGCCCACCAACCCGTACGCCGAGGCGACGGCGGCGCTCGGGCTGCCGCTGCTCGGGCACCTCGACCCGGAGTTCATCCGGATCCTGGACGAGACCTGCGAAGACCTGCGCACTGTGTGGAGTACGTCGAACGCTCGCACTCTGCCGCTGTCGGCGACCGGCTCGGCGGGCATGGAGGCCGCGTTCGTGAACTCGGTCGGACCGGGAGACGTCGCGGTGATCGCGGTCAACGGACTCTTCGGTCAGCGCATGGTCGACGTCGCTGGTCGTTGTGGCGCCGAGGTTGTGCAGGTCGACTTCGAGTGGGGCACGCCGGTCGATGCCGACGCCCTCGCCGCGGCACACCCGTCACCGAAGGTGATCGCGGCAGTGCACGCCGAGACATCGACCGGCGTACGCTCCGACATCGCTGCTATAGGTGCGATCAAGGGCGATGCGCTGCTGCTCACCGACGCGGTGACCTCGATCGCCGGCATTGAGCTGCGCGCCGACGACTGGGGCATCGACATCGGCTATGCCGGAACGCAGAAGTGCATTGGTGTCGCACCGGGTCTCGCACCGTTCACCATCAACGACCGCGCGTTCGAACGTCGCATCGAGAACCCGCAGTCGTGGTACCTCGATCTTGGGATGCTCGGCGGGTACGTCGGCGAGGCCAAAGGCAAGCGCACCTACCACCACACCGCACCGGTCGCGATGGTGTGCAGCCTGCACGCGGGTCTCAAGCGGATCCTCGCCGAAGGCCTCGACAACGTGTGGGCGCGCCACGAAGCCGCGGGCAAGGCGCTGCACGATGGCCTGCAGGAGCAGGGATTTGAGCTGTTTGCCCAGGAGGGCTCGCGGCTTCCCGAGCTCACGACGGTGAAAGTTCCTGACGGGGTCGACTCAGCGAAGGTGCGCGGCTACCTGCTGGAGAACTTCGAGATCGAGATCGGCGCAGGTGTCGGCAAGTACGCCGACACGGTGTGGCGGATCGGGCTGATGGGCCCGAACGCCAACCCGGCCAGCGTGACCCTGCTGCTCGGTGCGATCGACGAGGCGATCAAAGCCACCCGCTGA
- a CDS encoding MBL fold metallo-hydrolase, whose protein sequence is MLLTGFPAGAFQTNCYVIAADEGRECIIVDPGQDAVEPLRELIAQHKLTPAAIVLTHGHFDHTWSVPTLLEEYDVPVYIHAEDQPMVADPLQWHGPGIQQIIAQSGEEAPVLDVVEKYVDGDRIEVDGVGLDVRHTPGHTLGSSILLLDHPQAKVMLSGDTLFNQGIGRTDLPGGDHETEMRSIVDVCLSYPDETVVLPGHGPQTQIGAERQSNPFILEYLRTR, encoded by the coding sequence GTGCTACTAACTGGATTTCCCGCAGGTGCGTTTCAGACCAACTGCTATGTGATCGCGGCCGACGAGGGGCGCGAGTGCATCATCGTCGACCCCGGCCAAGATGCCGTGGAGCCGCTGCGCGAGCTCATCGCGCAGCACAAGCTGACCCCGGCGGCGATCGTGCTCACGCATGGCCACTTCGATCACACCTGGTCGGTGCCCACGCTGCTCGAGGAGTACGACGTACCGGTCTACATCCACGCCGAAGACCAGCCGATGGTCGCCGACCCGCTGCAGTGGCACGGCCCGGGCATCCAGCAGATCATCGCGCAGTCCGGCGAAGAGGCACCGGTGCTCGACGTGGTGGAGAAGTACGTCGACGGCGACCGGATCGAGGTCGACGGCGTCGGCCTCGACGTGCGGCACACTCCCGGACACACCCTCGGTTCGTCGATCCTGCTGCTCGATCACCCGCAGGCAAAGGTGATGCTGTCCGGCGACACCCTCTTCAACCAGGGCATCGGGCGCACCGACCTGCCCGGCGGAGACCACGAGACCGAAATGCGCTCGATCGTCGACGTGTGCCTGTCCTACCCTGACGAGACCGTCGTACTGCCCGGGCACGGACCCCAGACGCAGATCGGCGCCGAACGTCAGAGCAACCCGTTCATCCTTGAGTACCTGCGCACTCGCTAG
- a CDS encoding outer membrane protein assembly factor BamB family protein, with translation MLRKLAAKDRRFVDTLARVRKPKVKRPVIDGDRLLVTRGWAPPGSTKFFDAGDLRALSLADGSPVWEVTEEGTSGYEVGRLGEVIWWFGFFGEVTRLTRDGERLSRTELVTSSGKYDQFRSVQITPDAVVAATADSRLVWFADDGDISRTVELDGTAAWPAVAGGIVISGWNRWEGSACDGHFVGFDSQSGAQRWSVPADGYAQAADVIGAYARLLNSEGEARVVEAATGEGRKWSGPALGPILNSPTGPDEPIFALAKDPEVLVCLGPAPELSVRWQSTRLGAPGTSVCVVDDTVLVLTGDGRLSALDAADGSLGWQISLGAAKFGSPPESHVIGPGYLLGAPGQLVIAQGRSVAAYTLP, from the coding sequence ATGCTGCGCAAGCTCGCTGCCAAGGACCGCCGCTTCGTCGACACCCTCGCGCGGGTGCGCAAGCCGAAGGTCAAGCGACCGGTCATCGACGGCGACCGGCTGCTGGTGACGCGTGGATGGGCACCGCCGGGCTCGACGAAGTTCTTCGACGCCGGCGACCTGCGGGCGCTGTCGTTGGCCGACGGCTCACCGGTGTGGGAGGTCACTGAGGAGGGCACCTCCGGGTATGAGGTGGGGCGGTTAGGCGAGGTCATCTGGTGGTTCGGCTTCTTCGGGGAGGTCACCCGCCTGACGCGAGATGGTGAGCGGCTCAGCCGCACCGAACTGGTCACCAGCAGCGGGAAATACGACCAGTTCAGGTCGGTGCAGATCACCCCCGATGCCGTCGTCGCGGCGACCGCCGATAGCCGCCTGGTGTGGTTTGCCGACGACGGCGATATCTCCCGCACGGTCGAGCTCGACGGCACTGCGGCCTGGCCGGCGGTCGCTGGCGGCATCGTCATCTCCGGCTGGAACCGCTGGGAAGGGTCGGCGTGCGACGGTCACTTCGTCGGCTTCGATAGCCAGAGCGGTGCGCAGCGCTGGTCCGTACCTGCCGACGGTTACGCGCAAGCTGCCGATGTCATCGGGGCGTATGCCCGACTGCTGAACAGTGAAGGCGAGGCGCGCGTTGTCGAGGCCGCGACCGGCGAAGGGCGCAAGTGGAGCGGCCCCGCGCTCGGGCCGATCCTGAACTCCCCGACCGGGCCCGACGAGCCGATCTTCGCCCTGGCCAAGGATCCTGAAGTACTCGTCTGCCTCGGCCCGGCACCGGAGCTCTCGGTGAGATGGCAGTCGACCCGGCTTGGCGCACCCGGGACGTCGGTCTGCGTCGTCGATGACACCGTGCTCGTGCTGACCGGCGACGGCCGGCTCAGTGCGCTGGACGCGGCCGACGGCAGCCTCGGTTGGCAGATCAGCCTCGGCGCGGCGAAGTTCGGCAGCCCGCCAGAATCGCACGTAATCGGACCGGGCTACCTGCTCGGCGCACCGGGGCAGCTCGTCATCGCGCAGGGCCGGTCCGTCGCGGCGTACACCTTGCCCTAA
- a CDS encoding alpha/beta fold hydrolase: MTSTPIVLVHGIRLSSACWVQVREHLPGREVIAVDLPGHGSRRGERFTIDGAVEVVSTAIDSAGRPAVLVGHSMGGYAAIATAARDPQLVAQLVGAGCTLVPGALLRGAFSTASTLLSRLPDRGEQVSARVLRRTLPRQVADEVIEAGVATEAVPDVMSAAARFDPLAELAAYPGPVRLINGAHDHFRLQERRFLRACQQGSLRVVPGAGHYLPLTHPARFAALLGE, translated from the coding sequence GTGACGAGTACGCCGATCGTGCTGGTCCACGGGATCCGGCTGTCGTCGGCGTGCTGGGTGCAGGTGCGTGAGCACCTGCCCGGGCGCGAGGTGATCGCCGTCGACCTGCCCGGTCACGGGTCGCGGCGCGGCGAGCGCTTCACCATCGACGGCGCCGTCGAGGTCGTGAGCACGGCGATCGACTCCGCTGGCCGGCCGGCGGTGCTCGTCGGTCACTCGATGGGCGGGTACGCCGCGATCGCCACGGCCGCGCGGGATCCGCAGCTCGTCGCGCAGCTGGTCGGTGCGGGCTGCACGCTCGTGCCGGGCGCCCTGTTGCGTGGCGCGTTCTCGACCGCGAGCACCCTGCTGTCGCGGTTACCCGATCGCGGGGAGCAGGTCAGCGCGCGGGTGCTGCGGCGTACGCTGCCCCGTCAGGTTGCCGACGAGGTCATCGAGGCAGGCGTGGCCACCGAGGCCGTGCCTGACGTGATGAGCGCGGCGGCGCGATTCGATCCGCTGGCCGAGCTCGCCGCCTACCCCGGCCCGGTGCGGCTCATCAACGGAGCGCACGACCATTTCCGACTGCAGGAGCGCAGGTTCCTGCGCGCCTGTCAGCAGGGCAGCCTGCGCGTCGTGCCGGGAGCGGGGCACTATCTGCCGTTGACCCACCCGGCCCGCTTTGCTGCGCTGCTTGGCGAGTAG
- a CDS encoding peptidylprolyl isomerase has translation MATEKQRREAARRKLERQIERREELERQRKNRLAWMWGVAGLVVVALVIFLVAVNTSDSGSDNQASGPEGCDYQADPTSDLAVGLPPAEDVPTEGTVTLNVATSAGPMVFSLDRASAPCAVNSFEFLAQQGFFDGSPCHRMTTEEAGFGVLQCGDPTGTGSGGAGYRYAEEPPTSSDPYPEGTLAMANSGQPSSTGSQFFICYTSCSSLPPNYSVVGTVSEGLDVVKQIAAAGVTVTDPSRPGDGAPTTPVTLDSVTVA, from the coding sequence TTGGCTACCGAGAAGCAACGCCGCGAGGCTGCCCGCCGCAAGCTCGAACGTCAGATCGAGCGGCGTGAGGAGCTCGAGCGGCAGCGTAAGAACCGGCTGGCCTGGATGTGGGGCGTCGCCGGTCTCGTCGTAGTCGCGCTCGTGATCTTCCTCGTGGCGGTCAACACCAGTGACTCTGGCTCTGATAACCAGGCCAGCGGTCCAGAAGGCTGCGACTACCAGGCCGATCCGACCTCCGATCTCGCCGTCGGGCTGCCACCGGCAGAAGACGTACCCACCGAGGGCACCGTCACGCTCAACGTGGCTACGAGCGCCGGGCCGATGGTCTTCTCGCTCGATCGCGCCAGCGCTCCCTGCGCAGTCAACAGCTTCGAGTTCCTTGCCCAGCAAGGCTTCTTTGACGGATCGCCCTGCCACCGGATGACGACTGAGGAGGCCGGGTTCGGCGTACTGCAGTGCGGTGACCCGACCGGCACCGGAAGTGGCGGGGCTGGCTATCGGTATGCCGAGGAGCCGCCGACCAGTAGCGACCCCTACCCCGAGGGCACGCTCGCGATGGCTAACAGCGGCCAGCCGAGCTCGACCGGCAGCCAGTTCTTCATCTGCTACACCTCGTGCTCGTCGCTGCCGCCGAACTACTCGGTGGTCGGAACCGTGAGCGAGGGCCTCGACGTGGTCAAGCAGATCGCCGCCGCCGGCGTCACGGTGACCGATCCGAGCCGCCCGGGCGATGGCGCACCCACGACCCCGGTCACCCTCGACTCGGTCACCGTCGCCTAA
- the hisS gene encoding histidine--tRNA ligase, with protein MSRITPLTGFPEWLPRERLVEQQILDVLRETFELHGFSSIETRAVEPVDFLLRKGEIDKEVYGVRRIQADESDADQMALHFDMTVPFSRYVLENAGKLEFPFRRYQIQKAWRGERPQFGRFREFLQADADIIGRGELPTHFDAEVVLLIADIFSRLDIGSFVIRVNNRKVAEGFYRGLGIADTAGVLRAIDKIDKIGDRVREQLPDEVGDEQADKIMALAKIRTSDLSFGERVRALGVEHPLLDEGLAELEAVMQTAIAAAPQGVVLADLSIARGLDYYTGTVYETNLEGFESLGSVCSGGRYDELASDGKNTYPGVGVSVGVSRVMAVLLRDGIADVTRGVPTCVLLAVGDEAQRAESNALASSLRSRGISVEVSPSAAKFGKQIKYADRRQIPFVWFTQDDGTHQVKDIRSGDQVDADPATWMPPEADLRPRLSHPHKENS; from the coding sequence ATGTCCCGGATCACTCCGCTGACCGGCTTTCCTGAATGGCTCCCGCGGGAGCGTCTTGTCGAGCAGCAGATTCTCGACGTACTGCGCGAGACCTTCGAGCTGCACGGCTTCTCCAGCATCGAGACGCGCGCCGTCGAGCCGGTCGACTTCCTGCTACGCAAGGGAGAGATCGACAAGGAGGTCTACGGCGTACGCCGGATCCAGGCCGACGAGTCCGACGCCGACCAGATGGCGCTGCACTTCGATATGACCGTGCCGTTCTCGCGCTACGTGCTGGAGAACGCCGGCAAGCTCGAATTCCCGTTTCGCCGCTACCAGATCCAGAAGGCTTGGCGCGGCGAGCGGCCGCAGTTCGGCCGGTTCCGCGAGTTCCTGCAGGCCGACGCGGACATCATCGGGCGCGGCGAGCTGCCGACACACTTCGATGCTGAGGTCGTGCTGCTGATCGCCGACATCTTCTCCCGGCTCGACATCGGCTCGTTTGTCATCCGCGTCAACAACCGCAAGGTCGCCGAAGGCTTCTACCGCGGGCTCGGCATCGCCGACACCGCAGGGGTTCTGCGCGCGATCGACAAGATCGACAAGATCGGCGACCGCGTCCGCGAGCAGCTGCCCGACGAGGTCGGTGACGAGCAGGCCGACAAGATCATGGCACTGGCCAAGATCCGCACCAGCGACCTGAGCTTCGGCGAGCGGGTGCGTGCCCTTGGCGTCGAGCACCCGCTGCTTGATGAGGGACTCGCCGAGCTCGAAGCGGTGATGCAGACCGCGATCGCGGCCGCCCCGCAGGGCGTCGTACTCGCCGACCTCAGCATCGCGCGCGGGCTGGACTACTACACCGGCACCGTCTACGAGACCAACCTGGAGGGCTTTGAGTCCTTGGGTTCGGTGTGCTCCGGCGGACGGTACGACGAGCTGGCTAGCGATGGCAAAAACACCTATCCGGGCGTGGGTGTCTCGGTCGGCGTCTCGCGCGTCATGGCCGTGCTGCTGCGCGACGGCATCGCCGACGTCACCCGCGGCGTGCCGACCTGCGTGCTGCTTGCCGTCGGTGATGAGGCGCAGCGGGCCGAGTCCAATGCGCTAGCGAGCAGCCTGCGCTCCCGCGGCATCAGTGTCGAGGTCTCGCCGAGCGCCGCAAAGTTTGGCAAGCAGATCAAGTACGCCGACCGGCGACAGATCCCGTTCGTCTGGTTCACCCAGGACGACGGCACCCATCAGGTCAAAGACATCCGTTCCGGTGACCAGGTCGACGCCGATCCGGCGACCTGGATGCCGCCTGAGGCCGACCTGCGGCCTCGACTTTCCCACCCCCACAAGGAGAATTCGTGA
- the aspS gene encoding aspartate--tRNA ligase: MIRTVVAAELDATKVGQTVTLAGWVARRRDHGGVIFIDLRDASGVVQVVFREGEMAEQAHRLRAEYCIAVTGTVEARPEGNENPDLVTGEIEVYADQLDVLSESAPLPFPIETFSGEVGEETRLKYRYLDLRRQRSGDALRLRSRVNKAARGVLDERGFVEIETPTLTRSTPEGARDFLVPARLSPGSWYALPQSPQLFKQLLMVAGMERYYQIARCYRDEDFRADRQPEFTQLDIEMSFVDQEDVIDLGEAIVAALWSLIGVQVPLPIPRMTYEEAMRRYGSDKPDLRSDLELVECTDYFKNTPFRVFQAPYVGAVVMPGGASQPRRQLDAWQEWAKQRGARGLAYVLIGDDGELSGPVAKNLSDDERAGLAEHVGAKPGDCVFFAAGAVKPMRELLGAVRLEVSRRVGLIDEDAWSFLWVVDAPMFELAAETDDVAVGAGKWTAVHHAFTAPKPEYLDTFDTDPGSALSNAYDIVCNGNEIGGGSIRIYRDDVQKRVFEVMGLSPDDAQEKFGFLLEAFKYGAPPHGGIAFGWDRIVSLLHHSDSIRDVIAFPKSGGGFDPLTSAPAPITAQQRKEAGIDAKPKQNAPAPHAEAADVPTEK, encoded by the coding sequence GTGATCCGAACCGTTGTAGCCGCCGAGCTGGACGCGACCAAGGTCGGCCAGACCGTGACGCTCGCTGGATGGGTGGCCCGGCGCCGCGACCACGGCGGCGTGATCTTCATCGACCTGCGCGATGCCAGCGGCGTCGTCCAGGTCGTCTTCCGCGAGGGCGAGATGGCCGAGCAGGCCCACCGGCTGCGCGCCGAATACTGCATCGCAGTGACCGGCACGGTCGAGGCGCGCCCCGAGGGCAACGAGAACCCGGACCTCGTCACCGGCGAGATCGAGGTGTACGCCGACCAGCTCGACGTCCTGTCCGAGTCGGCGCCGCTGCCGTTCCCGATCGAGACCTTCAGCGGCGAGGTGGGGGAGGAGACCCGCCTGAAGTACCGCTATCTCGACCTGCGCCGCCAACGCTCCGGTGACGCACTTCGCTTGCGCAGCAGGGTAAACAAAGCCGCACGTGGCGTCCTGGATGAGCGCGGGTTCGTGGAGATCGAGACTCCGACGCTGACCCGGTCGACGCCTGAGGGTGCGCGCGACTTCCTGGTGCCGGCCCGCCTCTCGCCCGGGTCTTGGTATGCGTTGCCGCAGAGCCCGCAGCTGTTCAAGCAGCTGCTGATGGTCGCCGGGATGGAGCGCTACTACCAGATCGCGCGTTGCTACCGCGACGAGGACTTCCGTGCCGACCGGCAGCCGGAGTTCACCCAGCTCGACATCGAGATGTCGTTCGTCGACCAAGAAGACGTGATCGATCTCGGCGAGGCGATCGTCGCGGCGCTGTGGTCGCTGATCGGCGTCCAGGTGCCGCTGCCAATCCCACGGATGACCTACGAGGAGGCAATGCGTCGTTACGGATCGGACAAGCCCGACCTGCGCAGCGACCTCGAGCTCGTCGAGTGCACCGACTACTTCAAGAACACCCCCTTCCGGGTATTCCAGGCGCCGTACGTCGGCGCGGTCGTCATGCCTGGTGGAGCATCGCAGCCGCGCCGTCAGCTCGATGCCTGGCAGGAATGGGCCAAGCAGCGCGGCGCCCGCGGACTGGCCTACGTGCTGATCGGCGATGACGGCGAGCTGTCCGGGCCGGTCGCGAAGAACCTCTCCGACGACGAGCGCGCGGGGCTCGCCGAACACGTCGGCGCGAAGCCAGGCGACTGCGTCTTCTTCGCCGCGGGCGCGGTCAAGCCGATGCGCGAGCTGCTCGGCGCCGTACGCCTTGAGGTATCGCGCCGCGTCGGGCTGATCGACGAGGACGCCTGGTCGTTCCTGTGGGTAGTCGACGCCCCGATGTTCGAGCTCGCCGCTGAGACCGACGACGTCGCGGTCGGCGCTGGCAAGTGGACCGCGGTGCACCACGCCTTCACCGCGCCGAAGCCGGAATACCTCGACACGTTTGACACCGACCCCGGCAGCGCACTGTCGAACGCCTACGACATCGTCTGCAACGGCAACGAGATCGGCGGCGGCTCGATCCGTATCTACCGCGACGACGTGCAGAAGCGGGTCTTCGAGGTCATGGGACTCTCACCGGACGATGCGCAGGAGAAGTTCGGCTTCCTGCTGGAGGCGTTCAAGTACGGCGCGCCGCCGCACGGCGGCATCGCGTTCGGCTGGGACCGCATCGTCTCGCTGCTGCACCACTCGGACTCGATCCGCGACGTCATCGCGTTTCCGAAGTCTGGCGGCGGGTTCGACCCGCTGACCTCCGCGCCCGCGCCGATCACCGCGCAGCAGCGTAAGGAGGCCGGCATCGACGCGAAGCCGAAGCAGAACGCCCCGGCACCGCATGCCGAGGCAGCAGACGTGCCCACCGAAAAGTAG
- a CDS encoding SIMPL domain-containing protein → MTMTITVAGSASATYPPERARVSLSVRAARPERETATSEVATVQTRLRGELTELESSGALTTWSSGNVSSYSYRPWDRDGNQLDTEHVAQVEIEATFADLEAISPAVDRWLRDPLVTMHDVYWHLTKDSRHRRSAEVRRTAVEDAVMKAQAYADALGAGTVEPVEIADQGMLQRGTPAAGPRQAYAMAAPGGPPGGSAPDAIELSPKNITLRVSVEARFSAQIR, encoded by the coding sequence ATGACGATGACAATCACGGTCGCCGGTTCGGCGTCGGCGACGTATCCACCCGAGCGCGCGCGGGTCAGCCTCTCGGTCAGGGCGGCCCGGCCCGAGCGCGAGACGGCGACGAGCGAGGTCGCCACGGTCCAGACCCGGCTGCGGGGCGAGCTGACGGAGCTTGAGTCGAGCGGCGCGCTCACGACGTGGTCGAGCGGCAACGTCTCCAGCTACTCCTACCGGCCGTGGGACCGCGACGGCAACCAGCTCGACACCGAGCACGTCGCGCAGGTCGAAATCGAGGCGACTTTTGCTGACCTGGAAGCGATCTCGCCCGCGGTCGATCGCTGGCTGCGCGACCCGCTGGTCACGATGCACGACGTCTACTGGCATCTGACCAAGGACAGCAGGCATCGGCGCTCTGCCGAGGTACGCCGGACCGCAGTCGAGGATGCGGTGATGAAGGCGCAGGCGTACGCCGATGCCCTCGGCGCCGGGACCGTGGAGCCGGTCGAGATCGCCGACCAGGGAATGCTGCAGCGCGGTACGCCGGCCGCCGGGCCACGCCAGGCCTACGCGATGGCGGCACCCGGCGGCCCACCGGGAGGCTCAGCGCCCGACGCGATCGAGCTGTCGCCGAAGAACATCACCCTTCGAGTCTCGGTCGAGGCCCGATTCTCCGCCCAGATCCGCTGA